In the genome of Ignavibacteria bacterium, one region contains:
- a CDS encoding methylmalonyl-CoA mutase family protein: MSTEPKKSTSKKEWMMDAEKVKTSGMKFTSLSGKELDICYTPEDIKELNYYKEVGYPGEYPYTRGIHHNMYRGKIWTMRQFAGFGTPEDTNQRFKYLLEHGQTGLSTAFDMPTLMGWDADAPLSEGEVGICGVSISSLQDMELLFSGIPLDKVSTSMTINSPAFVVFAYYLAVAEKQGVPFNKLRGTLQNDILKEYIAQKEFIYPPKESMRIITDMIEFCTNEVPQFNPVSVSGYHIREAGSTAAQELAFTLADGFAYVEDCIKRGMDVDSFAPRISHFFNAHLDFFEEIAKYRAARRIYAKRMKNKYGAKNPKSWTLRFHTQTAGCSLTAQQPENNIVRTAIEALAAVLGGTQSLHTNSMDETLALPSDKAVKIALRTQQILAYEHGVINVADPLGGSYYVEKLTDDMEAEAERYFEMIDSQGGVVACIENGFFQREIADSAYKYQQELDRKEKIVVGVNDFVEEEEKIDIPILLISKEVEEKQVKRLKEMKASRNQDDVKNALKELRKAAEDGTNLMPRALECARKYVTLGEMCNELKVPFGVYEEQAVF, from the coding sequence ATGAGCACGGAACCAAAGAAAAGCACTTCCAAAAAAGAGTGGATGATGGATGCGGAGAAAGTGAAAACTTCAGGAATGAAGTTCACTTCTCTAAGCGGTAAAGAACTTGATATATGCTATACACCTGAAGATATAAAAGAGCTTAATTATTATAAGGAAGTCGGATATCCGGGCGAATATCCTTACACAAGAGGCATTCACCACAATATGTACCGCGGGAAAATATGGACAATGCGACAGTTCGCGGGATTTGGAACTCCAGAGGATACAAATCAGCGTTTCAAATATTTATTAGAGCACGGGCAGACAGGTCTCTCGACTGCATTCGATATGCCAACCCTAATGGGCTGGGATGCAGATGCACCACTTTCAGAAGGTGAAGTCGGAATCTGCGGTGTATCTATTTCATCTCTTCAAGATATGGAGCTTTTGTTCAGTGGAATTCCGCTCGATAAAGTCTCTACTTCGATGACAATCAACTCCCCTGCTTTTGTAGTTTTTGCATATTACTTAGCAGTTGCAGAAAAACAGGGAGTGCCTTTCAATAAGCTTCGTGGAACATTACAGAATGATATTTTAAAAGAATACATTGCGCAAAAAGAATTTATTTATCCTCCGAAGGAGTCGATGAGAATTATAACCGACATGATTGAGTTCTGCACAAACGAAGTTCCGCAGTTCAATCCTGTCAGCGTAAGCGGATATCATATTCGTGAAGCAGGTTCGACTGCTGCGCAGGAGCTTGCATTCACTCTTGCAGATGGTTTTGCTTATGTTGAAGATTGTATTAAACGAGGAATGGACGTCGATTCGTTTGCTCCGAGAATTTCTCACTTCTTTAATGCTCATTTAGATTTCTTTGAAGAGATTGCAAAGTATAGAGCTGCAAGAAGAATTTATGCAAAGAGAATGAAGAACAAATACGGCGCGAAAAACCCTAAGAGCTGGACATTGAGATTCCACACACAGACCGCAGGATGCTCATTGACAGCACAACAGCCGGAAAATAATATTGTTAGAACAGCCATCGAAGCACTTGCAGCGGTTCTTGGCGGAACACAAAGCTTGCATACGAACTCAATGGATGAAACTCTTGCATTGCCATCGGACAAAGCTGTTAAAATTGCTTTAAGAACTCAGCAGATTTTGGCTTATGAACACGGAGTTATCAACGTAGCCGACCCGCTTGGCGGAAGCTATTATGTTGAGAAGCTTACCGATGACATGGAAGCCGAAGCAGAGAGATATTTTGAGATGATTGATTCACAAGGCGGAGTTGTGGCTTGTATCGAGAACGGTTTCTTCCAGAGAGAGATTGCAGATTCAGCTTATAAGTATCAGCAGGAACTTGACAGAAAAGAAAAAATAGTTGTTGGTGTAAATGATTTTGTTGAAGAAGAAGAAAAAATTGATATTCCGATTTTATTGATTTCAAAAGAAGTTGAAGAGAAACAAGTAAAGAGATTGAAAGAAATGAAAGCTTCAAGAAATCAGGATGATGTTAAAAATGCGCTTAAAGAATTACGCAAAGCTGCAGAAGACGGAACGAATTTGATGCCGAGAGCTCTTGAATGCGCGAGGAAATATGTAACGCTTGGAGAAATGTGCAACGAACTGAAAGTTCCGTTTGGAGTTTATGAGGAACAAGCAGTTTTTTAA
- a CDS encoding decaprenyl-phosphate phosphoribosyltransferase: MKLIKLIQLCRPKQWVKNLFCFAAILFALQLTNKYLLSLNILAFAAFCFISSIVYIINDIADIEADKVHKRKRFRPLAAGDVTKKEAIILAVVLFIITVGICLFLNDRFKIVILLYLITNLIYTFKIKNIVLLDVFFISFGFILRVVGGAVAIDVSVSSWMLLTTIFISLFLAISKRRAELSQTHDIERIGKQRKVLHHYSIAFTDQLNTIAATGTIIAYALYTVAGTTINTFNTDKLIYTTPFVIYGIFRYMYLIHKKNLGESPTQIVTKDPPIIINSILWLIISFLIIYKSRIGF; this comes from the coding sequence ATGAAATTAATAAAACTGATTCAGTTATGCAGACCGAAGCAATGGGTTAAAAACCTTTTTTGTTTTGCAGCTATTCTTTTTGCACTTCAGCTTACAAATAAATATCTCCTATCATTAAATATTCTCGCATTCGCTGCATTTTGTTTCATTTCGAGTATTGTTTACATAATAAATGACATTGCAGACATTGAAGCGGATAAAGTTCATAAACGAAAAAGATTCCGTCCGCTCGCAGCCGGCGACGTTACTAAAAAAGAGGCAATAATACTCGCTGTTGTTTTATTTATTATAACTGTTGGTATCTGTTTATTTTTAAATGACCGCTTTAAAATCGTAATACTTCTTTATCTTATTACTAATTTGATTTATACATTTAAGATAAAAAACATAGTATTACTTGATGTGTTTTTTATTTCATTCGGATTTATACTCCGTGTAGTCGGGGGCGCAGTTGCAATTGATGTTTCAGTCTCAAGCTGGATGCTTTTAACTACTATTTTCATTTCACTTTTTCTTGCAATCTCAAAACGAAGAGCAGAGCTTTCACAGACACATGATATTGAACGCATCGGCAAACAGAGAAAAGTACTTCACCATTATTCAATTGCATTCACAGACCAGCTTAATACCATTGCTGCTACCGGAACCATAATTGCATATGCCTTATATACTGTTGCAGGGACAACTATTAATACTTTCAATACAGATAAGCTGATATATACGACACCATTTGTTATTTACGGCATTTTCCGTTACATGTACCTGATTCACAAAAAGAATCTGGGAGAAAGCCCTACTCAAATTGTAACAAAAGACCCTCCAATCATCATTAACTCAATACTCTGGCTTATAATATCGTTTTTGATAATTTATAAATCGAGGATAGGTTTTTAA
- a CDS encoding DMT family transporter: protein MFVTISWGLSFPLSKFVFEGYSPQFSVVIRFLITIVLFVVFCFNKLKTIQKRDYYYGLILSSFLYIGFITQTVGLVYTSASTSAFITGAYIVLLPFAQYFIVRKLPTKINILAILIVTAGMALLTGVHELRGNIGDLLTIICAAAFAMHIVFIDLYTNEKKADFHSLVFGQFTGAAVLCLISTFIFEWSPDKFLFQPTFSSTISLLINSIFSTFMGIFLINKYQKYTTPVRAGLIYSMEQVFAVIFSFILLSESLSFIQIIGACIMLTGFILTELIKPKNEAIRNNG, encoded by the coding sequence TTGTTCGTTACGATAAGCTGGGGGCTGTCATTTCCTTTATCAAAATTCGTTTTCGAAGGTTATTCACCTCAATTTTCCGTAGTCATAAGATTTCTAATCACAATAGTTTTATTTGTGGTTTTTTGTTTTAATAAACTTAAAACAATTCAAAAGCGTGATTACTATTACGGATTAATCTTATCTTCATTTTTATATATTGGATTTATAACTCAGACTGTCGGACTTGTTTATACATCAGCTTCTACTTCTGCATTTATTACCGGTGCATATATTGTTCTGCTTCCGTTTGCTCAATATTTTATTGTAAGAAAGTTACCAACAAAGATTAATATTCTTGCGATACTTATTGTAACTGCCGGCATGGCGCTTTTAACAGGTGTGCACGAACTAAGAGGTAACATAGGCGATTTGCTCACGATTATCTGCGCAGCAGCTTTTGCAATGCATATAGTTTTTATTGATTTATATACAAACGAGAAAAAAGCTGATTTTCACTCTCTTGTATTCGGACAGTTTACCGGAGCGGCAGTATTATGTTTGATTTCAACATTTATATTTGAATGGTCGCCTGATAAGTTTTTATTTCAACCGACGTTTTCATCAACAATATCGTTACTGATTAATTCAATATTCTCAACATTTATGGGAATATTTTTAATCAACAAATATCAGAAATATACAACCCCTGTGAGAGCGGGATTGATATACAGCATGGAACAGGTTTTCGCTGTAATTTTTTCTTTTATTTTACTAAGCGAATCGTTAAGTTTTATACAGATTATCGGTGCATGCATTATGCTAACAGGATTTATTCTGACGGAATTAATAAAACCCAAAAATGAAGCGATACGCAATAACGGTTAA
- a CDS encoding acylphosphatase: MKRYAITVKGLVQGVGFRYFTLKKAVSYGLKGYVRNLHNGNVEIEVEGDEGLINDFMKDLKIGPRSSKVADLVVLELELTGKYEEFEIK, from the coding sequence ATGAAGCGATACGCAATAACGGTTAAAGGATTAGTGCAGGGAGTTGGCTTCAGATATTTTACTTTGAAAAAAGCCGTAAGTTACGGATTGAAAGGTTATGTCAGGAATCTGCACAACGGAAACGTCGAAATCGAAGTTGAGGGAGATGAAGGTTTAATAAACGATTTTATGAAAGATTTGAAAATAGGTCCGAGAAGCTCAAAGGTGGCGGATTTGGTTGTCCTGGAGCTTGAGTTGACCGGAAAATATGAAGAATTTGAAATCAAATAG
- the porQ gene encoding type IX secretion system protein PorQ, which yields MRLQRIFLTLVLCSFFSPAFSQSDKIYNFLNLGVDARSSALANSFVSAQDDVNSIFYNPAGLSTITTSQASVGFFKYLLDINSGNAAYGQQYKDIGYVGVGVRYVNYGNFKKFDEQSNEVGTFGANDLALSLGFAKNFTEKLSYGVNLKFIYSNIDEFSSTAIATDLGMLYNSPLDKLSAGISIMNLGTQLSKYASTKEDLPLNLTVGASKALDYLPLTVSVAFVNLTEEQDNFFDRFKNFAVGGEFVLNDYVNLRVGYSNQQRQDLKTGSGIGLAGFSAGLGIKVNRYRLDYGFNSMGNIGSTHRINVNFDL from the coding sequence ATGCGACTCCAAAGAATATTTTTAACGCTTGTTTTATGCAGTTTTTTTTCACCCGCTTTTTCCCAATCAGATAAAATCTATAATTTCCTGAATCTTGGTGTTGATGCACGGTCATCCGCCCTTGCAAACAGCTTTGTCTCAGCGCAAGATGACGTAAATTCGATTTTTTATAATCCTGCAGGACTAAGCACCATTACAACTTCTCAGGCATCAGTAGGATTTTTCAAATATCTGCTCGACATAAATTCCGGCAATGCCGCATACGGACAACAATACAAAGACATCGGATACGTCGGTGTTGGCGTGCGATATGTTAATTACGGAAACTTTAAAAAGTTCGATGAGCAATCAAATGAAGTAGGAACATTTGGAGCAAATGACCTTGCACTCTCTTTAGGTTTTGCAAAAAACTTTACCGAGAAATTAAGTTATGGAGTAAATCTAAAATTTATTTATTCGAACATAGATGAGTTTAGCTCAACCGCAATTGCAACAGATTTAGGAATGCTTTATAACTCACCGCTGGATAAATTAAGCGCAGGAATCAGCATAATGAATCTCGGAACGCAGCTCAGTAAATATGCATCTACAAAAGAAGATTTGCCTTTGAATCTTACAGTCGGAGCGTCAAAAGCTCTTGATTACCTTCCTTTAACAGTAAGTGTTGCATTCGTAAATCTTACAGAAGAACAGGATAATTTTTTTGACAGGTTCAAAAACTTCGCTGTTGGGGGTGAATTTGTTTTAAATGATTATGTTAATTTAAGGGTAGGTTACAGCAATCAGCAGCGGCAGGATTTAAAAACCGGAAGCGGTATAGGTCTTGCAGGTTTTTCAGCAGGTTTAGGAATAAAAGTTAACAGATACCGTCTTGATTATGGATTTAACTCGATGGGTAATATCGGCTCAACACACAGAATTAACGTTAACTTCGATTTATAA
- a CDS encoding MlaD family protein yields the protein MTKTKFSEFKVGIFVLVAIILVLFVVFWTKGFIEEKDMRHMKVYFQNVSGLNNGDPVTVKGVKMGKVNSIEVRGDSVEINFSVAEDIKITNDYSIEIAVLELMGGKAVNIDPGKGTVEIDYNQPLKGGRNADVGMMFRQVNDLMDEVRALVAKFGENSDKINQVLTNVNSLVSDENVEGSLKTTLRNFEKTSVDLNVLVNENRVSLSNLQGKVGNTIDNVNTLIDESSPEFKQTFQNIETLTAKVDSLINNLNVIVTDVKDQKSGMGKFIYDEKFYDNINKTLLEIEKLTRKIRTDGVKINLF from the coding sequence ATGACAAAAACTAAGTTCTCTGAATTTAAGGTTGGTATATTTGTTCTGGTAGCAATTATTCTTGTTTTGTTCGTTGTGTTCTGGACGAAGGGATTTATTGAAGAAAAAGACATGCGCCACATGAAAGTTTACTTTCAAAATGTTTCAGGTCTGAATAACGGCGACCCTGTTACCGTTAAAGGCGTAAAAATGGGAAAGGTTAATTCCATCGAAGTACGCGGAGATTCAGTTGAAATAAATTTCAGTGTTGCGGAAGATATAAAAATAACAAACGACTATAGCATAGAAATAGCGGTTCTTGAGCTAATGGGAGGAAAAGCCGTTAACATTGACCCCGGCAAAGGAACTGTTGAAATTGATTATAATCAGCCGTTAAAAGGCGGAAGAAATGCCGATGTCGGAATGATGTTCAGGCAGGTTAATGATTTAATGGATGAAGTTCGTGCGCTTGTGGCTAAGTTTGGGGAAAACTCGGATAAAATTAACCAGGTACTTACTAATGTCAACAGTCTTGTTTCTGATGAAAATGTAGAAGGAAGTTTAAAAACGACTTTACGTAATTTTGAAAAAACCTCGGTAGATTTAAATGTTCTTGTTAACGAAAACCGTGTTTCATTAAGCAATCTTCAGGGAAAAGTCGGCAATACAATTGACAACGTTAATACATTAATCGATGAGAGCAGTCCTGAATTCAAACAAACCTTCCAGAATATTGAAACGCTTACAGCAAAAGTTGACAGCTTAATAAATAATTTGAACGTTATCGTTACAGATGTAAAAGATCAAAAGAGCGGAATGGGAAAATTTATTTATGATGAAAAGTTTTATGATAACATAAATAAAACTCTTCTCGAAATTGAAAAGCTGACAAGAAAAATCAGAACTGACGGAGTTAAGATAAACTTATTTTAA
- the greA gene encoding transcription elongation factor GreA: protein MEQNTGAVYLTRQRLTEIENELIDLKTNHRKSIAERIAEARAQGDLSENAEYDAAKEAQGHLELKIAKLENLLSRVTILNPEDITADEVRILSCVTIKDMSIKEEITYTLVSPEEADFEMDKISVTSPVGKSLLNKKVGDVVIVEVPAGTVKYEVLEITKSI, encoded by the coding sequence ATGGAACAAAATACAGGTGCAGTTTATCTCACAAGACAGAGATTAACAGAAATTGAAAACGAACTTATTGATTTAAAAACAAACCACCGCAAATCAATTGCTGAACGTATTGCTGAAGCACGCGCACAGGGTGACCTCAGTGAAAATGCTGAATATGATGCAGCAAAAGAAGCGCAGGGACATCTTGAGTTGAAAATTGCAAAGCTTGAAAATCTTCTATCAAGAGTTACGATTTTAAATCCGGAGGATATAACGGCCGATGAAGTGAGAATATTATCTTGTGTTACCATAAAAGATATGAGTATAAAGGAAGAAATTACCTATACATTAGTCTCACCCGAGGAAGCTGATTTCGAAATGGATAAAATATCCGTCACTTCTCCTGTTGGAAAATCTTTATTGAATAAAAAAGTCGGCGATGTTGTTATTGTGGAAGTTCCTGCCGGAACAGTTAAATATGAGGTTCTTGAAATTACAAAATCGATATAA
- a CDS encoding bifunctional 3,4-dihydroxy-2-butanone-4-phosphate synthase/GTP cyclohydrolase II — translation MKTKRENIKLDSIESAIKDYKAGKVVIVVDDEDRENEGDMIFSAEKCTPELVNFVRKNAGGLMCVPMEEERLKELDLDMMTSVNTALHETAFTVSVDYKFGTTTGISAADRDKTIKALIDPDTKPSDLGRPGHIFPLKSTPGGVLRRAGHTEAVVDLAKFAGHYPAGVLCEVMKDNGEMARLPELLKLAKKLKIKLISIKDLIEYRLQRENLVHKIVETRLPTRFGDFKIHMYKSEVDSKEHIALVKGKINPNESVLTRVHSECLTGDIFGSLKCDCRDQLAQSMRMIEKEGTGVVLYMRQEGRGIGLLNKLKAYELQEKGKDTVEANLELGFKADLRDYGIGAQILRDLGVRKIKLLTNNPKKVVGLKGYGLEIIERVPIEMPSNPENENYLATKRDKLGHLILVNK, via the coding sequence ATGAAAACGAAAAGGGAAAATATTAAATTGGATTCAATTGAATCGGCAATAAAAGATTATAAAGCCGGAAAGGTTGTAATCGTTGTCGATGATGAAGACCGTGAGAATGAAGGGGACATGATTTTTTCAGCAGAAAAATGCACTCCCGAGCTTGTGAACTTTGTCCGCAAAAATGCAGGCGGTTTAATGTGCGTTCCGATGGAAGAAGAGCGCTTGAAAGAACTTGATCTTGATATGATGACGAGTGTAAATACAGCTCTTCACGAAACAGCATTTACCGTGAGTGTGGATTATAAATTCGGGACGACAACTGGTATTTCTGCTGCTGACAGGGATAAAACAATTAAAGCTTTAATTGATCCGGATACAAAACCTTCTGATTTGGGAAGACCTGGACATATATTCCCATTGAAGTCAACTCCGGGCGGAGTATTAAGACGCGCAGGTCATACCGAAGCAGTTGTTGACCTTGCAAAGTTTGCAGGACATTATCCTGCGGGAGTTCTTTGTGAAGTAATGAAAGATAATGGTGAAATGGCTCGCTTGCCGGAACTTTTGAAGCTCGCAAAGAAGTTAAAGATAAAATTAATAAGCATTAAAGATTTAATCGAGTACCGCTTACAAAGAGAAAATCTTGTTCATAAGATAGTTGAAACACGATTGCCGACCAGATTCGGTGATTTCAAAATTCATATGTACAAGAGCGAAGTTGATTCAAAGGAACATATTGCTCTTGTAAAAGGTAAGATAAATCCTAATGAGTCTGTACTTACACGCGTTCATTCTGAATGCTTAACAGGAGATATATTTGGTTCGCTCAAATGCGATTGCAGAGACCAGCTTGCGCAGTCAATGCGAATGATTGAAAAAGAAGGAACGGGCGTTGTGCTTTACATGAGACAGGAAGGCAGAGGAATAGGCTTGCTTAACAAGCTGAAAGCTTATGAGCTTCAGGAAAAAGGAAAAGACACCGTTGAGGCAAACCTTGAACTTGGCTTTAAGGCAGACTTGAGAGATTATGGAATTGGTGCGCAGATACTTAGAGACTTGGGTGTAAGAAAAATAAAATTATTAACAAATAATCCTAAAAAAGTTGTCGGCTTAAAAGGATACGGACTTGAAATAATCGAACGTGTTCCGATTGAAATGCCGTCAAATCCTGAAAACGAAAACTATCTCGCAACAAAGAGAGATAAGTTAGGTCATTTAATATTGGTAAATAAGTAA
- the yajC gene encoding preprotein translocase subunit YajC has protein sequence MELILLLQGAPGGGMESLLSSILPFVLIIAIFYFLILRPQQKKQKERQKLLESVKKGDKVVTAGGIYGTVDGIEDNLLLVKIAEGVKVKMDRSAISTIIGVTDVTPAKK, from the coding sequence ATGGAATTAATATTATTGTTACAGGGTGCGCCGGGCGGAGGAATGGAATCATTACTCTCGTCTATATTGCCGTTTGTGTTAATCATTGCGATTTTTTATTTTTTGATTTTAAGACCTCAGCAAAAGAAACAGAAGGAAAGACAAAAGCTTCTTGAATCTGTTAAGAAAGGTGATAAAGTTGTAACTGCAGGCGGAATTTACGGAACCGTTGACGGCATCGAAGATAATTTATTGCTTGTCAAAATTGCAGAAGGCGTTAAAGTTAAGATGGATAGAAGCGCAATTTCTACCATAATTGGTGTTACAGACGTTACCCCGGCAAAAAAATAA
- the tgt gene encoding tRNA guanosine(34) transglycosylase Tgt translates to MSFFKVLCNNNGSKARTGIVKTDSSEIETPVFMPVGTLGTVKAVDKQYLNDFDCRILLGNTYHLYLRPGTEVLESFGGLHKFMNWDKSILTDSGGFQVFSLSALKKISNEGVEFSSHLDGSKHLFTPEKVIDIQRSIGSDIMMPLDECMPHPIEYNDAVKSLDITHKWEKRCFEHFKNTSPKYGRKQFLFSINQGSVYLDLRKQSIYKLDEIDFDGNAIGGLAVGEPKELMYNTVDFCTDFMNVAKPRYLMGVGTPEDLLECVDRGVDMFDCVLPTRNARHGRLYTTNGEINIRNTRFKFDNNSPDEECKTYTSENYSLGYLRHLVISGEILGSILLSIHNIGFYLELMKKIRTAIKEDRFFQFKKEFLEKYNKNK, encoded by the coding sequence ATGAGTTTCTTTAAAGTTCTTTGTAATAACAACGGTTCAAAAGCAAGAACGGGAATAGTCAAAACCGACAGTTCTGAAATTGAGACTCCGGTTTTTATGCCTGTCGGTACTCTCGGCACAGTAAAAGCAGTTGATAAGCAGTATCTGAATGACTTCGATTGCAGAATTTTATTGGGAAATACGTATCATTTATATCTGCGTCCCGGTACCGAAGTTCTCGAAAGTTTCGGAGGGCTGCATAAGTTTATGAACTGGGATAAGAGCATTTTAACCGATAGTGGCGGATTTCAGGTTTTCAGCTTGTCAGCATTGAAGAAAATATCAAACGAAGGAGTTGAGTTTTCTTCGCATTTAGACGGTTCAAAGCATTTGTTCACTCCCGAGAAAGTGATTGATATTCAGCGTTCAATTGGTTCAGACATAATGATGCCGCTTGATGAATGCATGCCTCATCCGATTGAGTATAATGATGCTGTTAAGTCGCTTGACATAACTCATAAGTGGGAAAAAAGATGCTTCGAACATTTTAAAAATACTTCTCCGAAGTATGGCAGAAAACAGTTTTTGTTTTCCATAAACCAGGGAAGTGTTTATCTTGACTTGCGGAAGCAAAGTATTTACAAGCTCGATGAAATTGATTTTGACGGCAATGCAATCGGCGGTCTGGCAGTAGGAGAGCCGAAAGAATTGATGTATAACACAGTTGACTTCTGCACTGATTTTATGAACGTTGCAAAGCCGAGATATTTAATGGGAGTTGGGACTCCTGAGGACTTGCTTGAGTGTGTTGACAGGGGAGTTGATATGTTTGATTGTGTTCTCCCGACTAGAAATGCAAGACACGGACGGCTTTACACAACGAACGGAGAGATTAACATAAGAAACACGAGATTTAAGTTTGATAATAACAGCCCCGATGAAGAATGTAAGACTTATACTTCAGAAAATTACTCCTTAGGATATTTAAGACATCTTGTTATTTCAGGAGAAATTTTAGGAAGTATTTTGTTATCGATACATAATATTGGATTTTATCTTGAGCTTATGAAGAAAATAAGAACAGCTATTAAAGAGGATAGATTCTTTCAGTTCAAAAAAGAATTTTTAGAAAAGTATAACAAAAACAAATAA
- a CDS encoding glycosyltransferase, with protein sequence MKSASSSLNKRRVSIIIPTLNEEKLIQKTLSQFDKKLKDSLNFDFEVIVSDGGSWDNTLEKIDEIKGTEYVPDKITVHKEKYRQNISMGRNRGAQESEGDVLIFFNADTYVNDMGSFINTALRVLEDEKIAAIACPIYVFPEEEIFMDKLFHGTYNRYVELLDKFFMGMGRGECHIVKKKLFDKIGGYDEKLFAGEDYDLYKRLKKYGKIHFAKEMVVYESPRRYRKFGYARVFWDWYLNSVAVTFLHKSSSDEWEPVR encoded by the coding sequence ATGAAGAGTGCTTCATCTTCTTTGAATAAAAGAAGAGTCAGTATTATTATTCCTACTTTAAACGAGGAAAAATTAATACAAAAAACACTCTCGCAGTTTGATAAGAAGTTAAAAGATAGTTTGAATTTCGATTTTGAAGTTATCGTAAGTGACGGCGGAAGCTGGGATAACACACTCGAGAAAATTGATGAGATAAAGGGAACAGAATACGTTCCCGACAAGATTACAGTTCACAAAGAAAAATACAGGCAGAACATTTCCATGGGACGCAATAGAGGCGCCCAAGAATCAGAAGGAGATGTTCTGATTTTTTTTAATGCAGATACTTATGTGAACGATATGGGTTCTTTCATAAATACTGCTTTGAGAGTTCTCGAAGATGAAAAAATTGCAGCAATTGCATGCCCGATATATGTTTTTCCCGAAGAAGAGATTTTTATGGATAAACTCTTTCACGGAACATATAACAGATATGTTGAACTGCTTGATAAGTTTTTCATGGGAATGGGAAGAGGCGAATGCCATATTGTGAAAAAAAAATTATTCGATAAAATTGGCGGATATGATGAGAAGTTATTTGCAGGCGAAGATTATGATTTATATAAACGACTGAAAAAATATGGCAAAATTCATTTTGCAAAAGAAATGGTAGTTTATGAGTCGCCCAGAAGATACAGAAAATTTGGGTATGCAAGGGTATTCTGGGATTGGTATTTAAATTCTGTTGCAGTTACGTTTTTACATAAATCAAGCTCCGATGAATGGGAGCCTGTTAGGTAA
- the rpmB gene encoding 50S ribosomal protein L28 produces the protein MSKVCALTGKKPLTGNNVSHANNRTKRRQLPNLKKKRIWMESEKKWVTVRLSARAIKTVNKKGTQILQNI, from the coding sequence ATGTCAAAAGTTTGCGCATTAACAGGAAAAAAACCGTTAACAGGAAACAACGTTTCTCACGCCAATAACAGAACCAAGAGAAGACAATTACCTAATCTTAAAAAGAAAAGGATTTGGATGGAGAGTGAGAAAAAATGGGTAACAGTCCGCCTTTCAGCAAGAGCAATAAAAACAGTTAACAAAAAAGGCACTCAAATACTTCAAAATATTTAA